CGGTCGGATAACCTCTTGGTTGCGAAGATTAAATGTGCTAGTTTCAAGGGTTAATGCTTTCCTAACTTTGACCGTCATGTCAATCGACTTCTCGGACTTTGATCCGACTTGGAGCTCACATTAATCGCCGCATCACGTAGCTAGTTTGATTCTTTTAGATATTAGGAACTttttaattgtttaaaaattttataatcttATTTAATTGGTTATtagtgttagattatatatatttatttgtttatagttttTAAGGCaatttggttattttttcttttatatttagagtttagggttttttTAACTGCACTATATAAACCTTTATACTTtgtatttttaagtattaattttggattcaataatatgcctaatttttttcttttcttaatttctacatggtatcagagcagttctcctTCTTTAACCTAATTTTTTTTGCCGCCTCCAATACTACTCCTTGTTGTCGTTGTTGTCTCTTACTGCTGCTATCAATTTCGGCACCGACATTTTTTTCTGTTGATTTTGGCGCCGACACCCTATGCTGCCGATTTCAGTGCCGACGTCTTGTCCTGCGAATTTCAACGCTAACTTTTATGTTGATTTCAGCACCGACACTCTTTTCTGTCAATTTCGGTGCCAACTCTCTTTTCTGCCAATTTTTGGCACCGACGTCCTATGTTGCCGATTTCAACGCTGACGTTCTTTTCTATCGATTTCGGTGTCAATGCCCTGTGTTATTGATTTTGACACTAACATCATTTTCTATTGATTTTAACACTGACGCCCTATACCGTCGATTTCTACATTTGACATCCTTTTCCACCTCAGATTCTTTATGTGACCACGGGTCATCCTAACATTACTGTTTACGGATCGTACAGATGCATATCCTTAATGTTtagttattctgagaattattcattCTGTTATCATGCCTGGTTGTGCATATGCTTCATGAAAATATGATCCGTATATATTAgagcagtttcaacagttccttgtTTCACAGCCCtctgccatgtcatcttcctctcatataggtttgtcatcgtctgatatttcaggtatatcttcacctttgtggattttggactctggtatctcccatcatatgtcatctaatttagcatcttttatttatttttcttctcgttcatctatatctattgtgattGCTGATGGTACTCATATATCATTAGTAGGTGTCAGTTCAATTGTTACATTTTGTTTATCTTTTactgatgtttattatattctgagttttactttaaatcttgtttctgttagttaattatgtgagtctggatacctaatttctttttctttatccaattgttatgttcaggacctacaATCTTAGAGGTTGATTGAGACAAGCCGTaggcaaggaggactctatgtttaTATCAACTCAAAGTACAAAAAGTTGTAGTTttgagtgtggatttatcatctttttaTCTGAGttgttcatcttctgatttttaattGTAGCACTCTcgtttaggtcatgtttcagcgtcttgtttgtagtttttagcttctacaggagtattaggacatttaaaaagttctgatattttTGATTGTAGTGGTCGTAAACTAACCAAATTTTCTACCTTACCATTTTGCaaaagtcttttttttttcttctgctccatttgatcttatacattctgatgtgtggagaccctctcctattcctacaaaagggggagtcaaggtattatgttttatttattgaTAATTGCACTCATTACTCTTGGGTCTATCTTATAAAGCACATgtctgattatcttaccattttcaacaacttcagagctcttgtgaaaactcaacattctagtgtcataaaatATTTTCGTTGTGATTTGGTGGGTGAATATACTTCGAATCATTTTTCacatttacttgcttctgatggtactattcatcaaacctcttGTATAAATACTCCTGAACAGAATGGTGCGGTTGAATGAAAATATAGGCATCTTGTTGAAACAActcattcatttttattatctgCCAGTGGTCCTAATACCTTTTGAGGGGAAGCAATCCTTTTACTATTGCTCACATGATTAATAGAATTCTAATCTCACACATGCTTGTTaccttttgaaaaaatatataggCATGCTCATCTCTATTCCTCTTTGCGTATTTTTagttatacttttttttttcatccaCATGTCGAGCGTAATAAATTAGCCTCTCGgtctgctctttgtgtcttttGGGGTTATGGTGTTACTCAAAAATGATATCACACGCTTTTTTAATGCCATTAGTAAAAAATTGTATCTCTCGTTATGTTGTGTTTCTTAAGCATATTCCATTTTTTTCTATTCCagctagttcgcataatatgacaaagtcagatttattttgcattgatcctttcaataccgacACTAAGGAAGTTTCACCCATAGCTCCTACTGGTAGCTCAACTGAATCTGATAATTTAATCCTTAAGATATCCATTCCACATgctcctccttctgccactacccaaTCATCTCCTGAGATTGCAGATGATTCTTCTCTCCACCGTCATCAATCCACTCGTGTTCGTAAGTTTACTAAACTGtcagattttgcttactcttgttattctcattcttttgcttcatttgttgcatctattcattgcCTTTTTGAGCCTGTATCCTATAGAGAACATGTTTGTAACCCACTTTAGCATAGTGCTATGGCTGAGGAACTAACTACTTTGCATCAGACTCATACATGGAATTTGGTTTCGTTACCACTAGGAAAATACACTATTGGTTCTTggtgggtatataagatcaaaactaaatctgatggatctatcgaacgatacaaagctcgtcttgttgctaaaggttattctcaggagtatgacatagattatgaggaaacatatgCTCCTGTTATAAAAATGACGACTGTTCGTACTCTAATTGTTGTTGCTTCtatttgtcgatggagaatatctcatatggatgtcaagaatgcatttttaaatggtgatctttatgaagaagtttatatgacacctcctcctgaTATTTCACACCAACCTGGTGTAGTCACAAGTAcaggtcgtattcttttatcattatatgttgatgacataattatTATTAGTGATGATTCTGAAAGAATTGTTTCCCTGAAGTCTGAGTTGACTCgttgttttgctatgaaagacttgggtatatTACGCTACTTTCTAGCCAATGAGGTTTCTTATTACctgaaaggttatcttttattccaatcaaagtatatatctgatctaTTTGAGCatgctcgtcttactgataatagagttgttgatattcctattgagactaatgctcgatattctccatctgatgtcTCACCTTTGTCGAATCCTAGTTTGTACAAGaatattgttggaagcttggtttatctcaccaTGACTTGTCTAAATATtgcgtatgttgttcatgtgattagtcaatttgtcgctacaccaactacagttcattgaGTTATTGTTCTTCGTATTCTTAGGTATCTTtggggcactcaatttcaaagtcttttatttccttctacttcatctcttgagctGGTTGCATATTCTGATGCGGATTAGGCTGATGATCCTATGCACCACAAATCTACCACTGACTTCTGCATTTTTGTTGGTAATttcctcatttcttggaagagtaagaagcaaGCTATTATTTCTAAatcttccacagaagctgagtatcgtgtcatgacctcaactacttgtgagatagtttgattACGTTGGTTGTGTGAGAATATGggtatctctcttcatcaacctactccattatattgtgataatcagagtgttattcaaattatacgtaattcagtttttcatgagcggacgaaacatattgaaattgattatcacattactcgtcaccatcttcagattgaTACTATTATATTATCTTTTGTTTCTTCAAAACTACATATTGTTGATATGTTTATCAAGTTACATTCTGATTCATGTTTTTGTTTCTTATCTGATAAAATTAAATCTCAATACTTCTAGCTGTAACATCATAAGTTTGAGGGGGAtgttgaattatatatatatatatatatatatatatatatttatctataGTTTTTAGGGTAATTTGgtctttttccttttatatttagagtttaggatTTCTTAGCTTAATTATATAAGACCTTATATTCTGTATTTCTAAGTATCAATTTTAGATTCaataatatggttagttttttcttttttcttaatttctatcGTATTGATTGTCGGTTGGCCAATGGCGGCCGACACGATCAACTTCGAGTTGCACCACAAGTTCTCCGCTCGCGTGAAGAAGTGGGTGGCGAGCCACACCGGTGGCAGGGACCTACCCTTCAAGGGTACAGCCGAGTTCTACGCTACGGTCATCCACCATGACCGCCGCCTCCACGGTCTTTTACTCGCGTCCTCCAACAACTCCTCCACCGTGCTGCTCGCCTTCTCCCCAGATGGCAACGTAACAACCAAAATTGACAGTCTGAGATTGTAATAACTTCttactctttttctttttcttcttcttcttcttcttttttgaaaTACGAGATTCTGATCTGTGTAAAAATCGCAGTTTGTACTACCAATCTACAACTCTTATTTTCAACATTTATAGCCCAACAATTCGTCGCGACTAGCCAGTCGATGCCCTGCAGCAACAACATTTGCTCAGCCAACTGCCCGGCTAACTCCAGTTGCCATACAAAATGTTGTACGCGGACGGCAGCACCACTTCCGGAGTGCTCGTTGCTGACACCTTGTACTTGATGGCGGAGGGCGGCGCAGCCCCTCACTCCGAGAACCGACCGTCGTATTTGGGTGCGGAATGAACCAGACCGGTGGCTTCCTCACTACCGGATTTGGCCTCTTTGGGCTCTCAATCAACTCACTCGCCGTGCCCAATATAATGGCTAGCAACGGACTTATATCAAACTCATTTTCCATGTACTTCTCGGAGGATCATCTAGGCTGACTCGGATTTGGCGACAAAGGCAGCCCACAGCAGCAAGAAACTCCACTCATAGGGAGGTACTACGTACGCGGTACGCACCCAAATCTCAATCGAAACTCAACTCGACTTCAATTCAATCACATTTCTAATTTCCGCATAGGAATTACTATGCCATCAACATAACGATTACATTCAGCTCAAATAATCAATGCTTCCTATCACTCTTTTCGTTACAGAAGGTGGAGGAAATTTTCCTGTGCATGatcctattatttttttttagctgATCATGTACATAAATTCCGTTGTATATTAATGTGAATTTTTGATCAATTAGCGACTGCATAATTAATTGTTAATTATGTGAATTACATGATCATACATGACAAGCAGCGATCTTCTACTCCTTTTGCGTATTGCCTTGCAGCACTGCttaatagggttgtaaatgaatcaagtatTCGTgaataaatttagtttttaacTTGGTAATAAtttgtttatattcgttcaatatatataaaattaattaaacaaactagCTTAAACagttcgttaagctaaacaaacaagcttgaacacatatgtgttcagctcgttaacgttcgtgaacaacgttcgtgaacaatgttcatgaaccatattcattaatagaactcttttcaatatgttaaataaacaataaaataaaataaataaatttaaattatcaagctcaataccaatcaaacaactactaaaatttttaaacaatcgaacaagcttgaattgagagcttgataacatctaaacgaaccaagttcgaatcaagcttaagccaagcttgaattgagagtttgataacatctaaatgaatcaagctcaagccaaacttcaaacaaactcaagctcataaaaaataaacaatccAAGTTTGAACActaatttcaaaagcttggttcattttaaactcaGCTCGGCTCGACTTGGTTGTCAtatcaaataaacttaaacacCCTAAATCTTGGTTCGGCTCAGTTTATTTACCGCCCTAATGCTTAATACATCTAGTGTATTTAATATTATACGAggtaattaatttctaattttttattttacacaataaaaatagatttaattTTGTGTCTTATATTTATCAATATTCACAGAGAATTTCTTCATTAGCCTTCGCATTGTCTTCGATCGCGGAAGGATGATTTTAGGGTGAGAGAAGTTTAGTTGTAAGTATCTAGGAACTCTGTAATTGTAGTTGACTTCTAAAATATAATTAAGActtgtgatttattattttttaatattagtcTATCAGAGAATTGGTTCACTGTCTTCTTCTCCGCCATCATCGTCGTCGGCAAGGtcatcatcaccaccatcatcgtCACGGGCACCGACATCCTCACCGGTGCTGACTTTCTCACTGGATAATTCGCCATCAAATCCACTAAAACCAAGACTCATCCAAGGCAGTGATGGTTCATGCTCGAGTACCGGTAGGAGCTTGCTCTTAACGGTGCCACTTTTCTTTGTGGCAATGGTACTCATCTGAGTATGTTCGACACTTAGATTACTTAGGGATTTGGTGATCAAAGATAGTTTGGTGTGAAATTTGTCTATTTTTGTAAATTGATTATAATTTGTGCTAATTGTTTTAattacattattattatttttaaaaaaatgaacaatCTATTATTCGACATGGATGGTAATTTTTTAGAATCCGATGGAAAATCTGATATTAGATCCAAATGGAAAGAATACGAAAAAACTATTGATATATGATATTCAGACCTgaatacaaaattaaaagaatttttttaaaaaaaaattcactaaTTATTTTCATTGATATTTAGAGTGTTTACTCTattttttaatatgatattaatttttatatatttttattaaatgataatagtttgataaaaaaaataaaaattattaatattgaagaTATATGATCTTTTAATAGATATAAATATGAGGATGGATATCTATTAAATATGAGGATGGATATCTAATTCCCAATAGGTATGGGATGAAAGAtacaaaattcaatttaaattcgACTCACTATCATCCATAATCCATCATTTACCATCGCACCACATTCCCggggtatttttttttattagagtTTCGACTGCAACTTAATTTACAATTTTGTGCCATCCTAAGTTGATTTGCAAATCAGTCTAATGTTAAAAGAGTAAATATTTTAACCATTTTAAATTTGTCTACACCACCAGAGAGACACAACAAGAATTTCATTTTATAAAAACTGATACACATGTAGTTGAAAATCTTGAGGCTAcagtaaataaattaaaatcaatatttGCTGAAGATCTGAAAGCTAAAAACTACTGTCACACCTGATTCTTGGATGTGCTTCTCTGTTAAGATTTTGAAATGCTAGCAAAATGTAGATAAATGAAAATTCAGTACAGACTGAAGCCAAAGAACTGACTTGTTAGGATAGCAAACCCCAAGGATATTGCTAGAAGAGAAGCAGCCCATGTCAGTTTCTCCGTGATCTTCGGCACCCTTTCTTTCAGTGCTTCTGTGCATGAACCGATGAATACTGTATAGCTTCCCATAGCAAACACGGTGCCGACGAGAAACATGCATAGAAAAGCAGCGCCAGCCAAGCGGGACGGAAGTGCTAGTGCGGGCAAGACCATCATGAGCGCATCTGGCTGCAGACCATGGACAATGCCGGTTGCGAAAGTCGCAAATCCAATTTTTTTCTTCCCGGCGGAGCTAGCAACTGATGGCTCAGCTATGTACTCCCCGGTCTCGAGGGCTACATAGGAAGTGGGCACCTCAGAAGCTTCTCGGATTCCCATAGAACCTATCACTAGAAGGGTTAAACCAACGACTCTAGTTCCCCAAGTGCGAATGATCTCGATGTGTAAACGATCCTTGAGCAGAAGAAACAGCAAGCCGAAAATCATTTGACCAGCATCGTGGCCACAACCCCAAAGGGCTCCAACGATAGCACTCTCTATCTTTGATCTTCCAATGGATAAGGGTGCTAACGCAGCCAGATGGTCGGGACCAGATAATGTATGCAGGCAACCGGCAAAAAAGCCAGTCCAAGCACTGCTTAATAACTCAGTTTTGACGATGTGTCCGCCTGACTTGGTGACAGACTGGATTATCGCAAATGCTGGTTGTGTTAGAAGAGGAAGGATTACTGCAAGTAGAATCACAGAAAGGGCGATTACAGCAGAGTGTAGAACCTGGAAAATTGTCAAAAGATAAAATATGTGAGAAAACAATGTTAAGACAAACAATTGTATGCATCTATAACAAGTCCCTATGAAACACTGATTAAAATTAAACATAGTGCAGATCTATTTATATCATACATGCAGTATCGTGGAGTGAAGACTGAGGTTAAGCCATGCCTAAGCTTACACAAGTTTGACTTCGagtgataagaaaaaaaaagggtaaTCAGGAACTGATCCTTGTAAGCACCCAACCGAGTTTGTTGGATAATACAAGGTTAGAGTTACCTACATTAGTATCATTTTAATCCCTTGACAAGATTTCATATCTTGTGATACATAAACGAATTGGAATCGCCAGAGAAAACAAGATCACGTCCCAAACTAACTAGGAAGCCAGTAGTTCTAAATTCTGTCTTGGCGACTTAATTGCATCATCTTGGAGGCCTATTTGCGCAACTATTCCATTTGAACAACTGAAGTGTGCTTTCTTGCTTCATGTTTGTATGAGAAGCCAAACCCAGTTTAGGTCAAAAAGGAATATGAAGAGGTAAAAAGGAGAGACGATGAATGTTGAAGCAACACTAGAAATCATGGCCTAAGCACTTAACAATAGAGTATCTTGTCTGTTGGGAGTTGCAGTTATTCACAACACTCCAACACCACTCTCACGTCATGTAAGTATTTGATGATAAAATAGAAAGCA
This window of the Zingiber officinale cultivar Zhangliang chromosome 3B, Zo_v1.1, whole genome shotgun sequence genome carries:
- the LOC122055925 gene encoding uncharacterized protein LOC122055925; protein product: MDSLVSSSPSSRAPPSLRHLSRARPSFPLRPPSDLKFGSWLTPRRPLRIQASFAARPEGPPPGLPDASGVPTCRPKGEVRGGGAKLGGISVPKVLHSAVIALSVILLAVILPLLTQPAFAIIQSVTKSGGHIVKTELLSSAWTGFFAGCLHTLSGPDHLAALAPLSIGRSKIESAIVGALWGCGHDAGQMIFGLLFLLLKDRLHIEIIRTWGTRVVGLTLLVIGSMGIREASEVPTSYVALETGEYIAEPSVASSAGKKKIGFATFATGIVHGLQPDALMMVLPALALPSRLAGAAFLCMFLVGTVFAMGSYTVFIGSCTEALKERVPKITEKLTWAASLLAISLGFAILTSQFFGFSLY